The Marinomonas sp. CT5 genome contains the following window.
ACCATTATTCCTTCATCACACCAGCAATCCTTTATCTTCCTGAAGAACAGCGTGTAAAAAGTGCGATTGCTATGTTTGAGGGAAGCGTGCCTGCTTATATCTTGTCCAGAGTCATGTTTTGCTAAAAAAGTGCTATCTTCTTTTGGTTATTCGCTTTAAATTAGTTTTATCTAATATTAAGTCTTATTAAGGTGAACCATGAAAAGTTATAAAGAAATCAACAAAGACCAAAATGCCTTCGCACGTGAATACCGTAAATCTTCTCCTGAAATATTGGATGGATTTATGGCGATGCATAAAGCTGCCATGGAAGAGGGAGCACTGGCAGTTAAAGTAAAAGAAATGATGGCACTAAGCATTGGCATTGCTTCACGTTGTGATGGCTGCATCGCCTCCCACGCCAAAGCGGCACTTCGTGCTGGCGCAACACGGGAGGAGCTTATTGAAACCATTAACGTTGCAATTATGATGGGGGGAGGC
Protein-coding sequences here:
- a CDS encoding carboxymuconolactone decarboxylase family protein, which codes for MKSYKEINKDQNAFAREYRKSSPEILDGFMAMHKAAMEEGALAVKVKEMMALSIGIASRCDGCIASHAKAALRAGATREELIETINVAIMMGGGPAVIYGTQALAAVDEFLAG